One Carassius carassius chromosome 20, fCarCar2.1, whole genome shotgun sequence DNA segment encodes these proteins:
- the LOC132096439 gene encoding dnaJ homolog subfamily B member 6-like produces the protein MDDDYYVILGVQRNASPDDIKKAYRKLALKWHPDKNPDNKEGAEKKFKQLSEAYEVLSDANKRNLYDRYGKEGLTPGGGGGRGHFNNDHFGGFTFRNPEDVFREFFGGQDPFADFFGGDPFNDDFFGGGRQHHHQHHHHHHHHQQRGMSRSRTGGSFFGGFGGFPPFGAGFSSFDAGFSPFGHMGGGGLTSFSSTSFGGGGGGGGMGSFRSVSTSTKFINGRKITTKRIIENGQERIEVEEDGQLKSLTINGKAQEIGMLEGHRQRKELPDSSSSHSARQSAQREEQNKTTGKEQTGVKRKRMTVKGETKKAKES, from the exons ATGGATGATGACTATTACGTGATTTTAGGGGTGCAGAGAAATGCATCTCCAGATGACATCAAAAAAGC TTACAGGAAACTGGCTCTCAAGTGGCACCCAGATAAGAATCCAGATAACAAGGAAGGGGCAGAAAAGAAGTTTAAGCAGCTTTCAGAAGCTTATGAAGTCCTTTCAGATg CAAACAAAAGGAACTTATACGATCGATATGGAAAAGAAGGCTTAACTCCAGGTGGAG gaggaggaagaggacactTTAATAATGACCACTTTGGAGGATTCACATTCCGCAATCCAGAGGATGTCTTCAGGGAATTCTTTGGTGGACAAGATCCTTTTGCAGATTTCTTTG GTGGAGATCCATTTAATGATGACTTCTTTGGTGGCGGTCGGCAGCACCACcaccaacaccaccaccaccaccaccaccaccagcagcggGGCATGAGCAGAAGCCGAACAGGAGGGTCCTTCTTTGGCGGCTTTGGGGGATTCCCACCTTTTGGGGCAGGATTTTCATCTTTTGATGCGG GTTTTTCTCCCTTTGGGCATATGGGAGGAGGTGGATTAACTTCTTTCTCTTCAACTTCATTTGGTGGAGGGGGAGGTGGCGGAGGCATGGGCAGCTTCCGCTCTGTGTCAACCTCCACTAAATTCATCAATGGCAGGAAAATCACTACAAAAAG AATCATTGAGAACGGACAGGAACGTATAGAAGTTGAAGAAGATGGACAGTTAAAATCTCTAACCATAAATG GAAAAGCCCAGGAGATAGGCATGCTGGAGGGTCACAGACAGAGGAAGGAGCTCCCTGACTCCTCCTCCTCGCATTCTGCAAGGCAGTCAGCTCAGAGAGAGGAGCAAAATAAAACTACAGGCAAAG AGCAAACTGGAGTCAAGAGGAAGAGAATGACGGTGAAGGGAGAGACCAAAAAGGCCAAAGAGTCCTAA